Genomic segment of Terriglobia bacterium:
AGTCAACCCGAAGGCTGCAGTTTGCATAAGCGGAGCGAAACAAGTAACAGGATGAGCGGCGCGAATGTGAGCCCGATAGGGCGAAACCGGTAACAAGATGAGAAACATTCAAACGATATTGGAATCCGCCGCGAACGGCGGTCGCATCGATTCGGACGAGGCGGTATACCTTTTTGAGCAGGCTGATCTGCTCGATCTCGCTGCGTGCGCGGATCGCATCCGGCAACGGCTCCATCCGGACAATGTCATCAGCTACATCATTGACCGGAATATCAATTACACCAATGTCTGCAAGGAATTCTGCACATTTTGTGCCTTCTATCGGGTGAAAGGCGACGCTGAAGCGTATGTTCTGCCCGAGCACGTAATTTATAAGAAAATCGAAGAAACGCTCGCCCTTGGAGGCACTGGTATTCTGATGCAAGGTGGCGTACATCCCGATTTGAGAATCGACTATTACGAACGTCTTCTATCGGGCATCAAAGAACGGTTCAAGATTCACTGCCACTGCTTTTCGCCGCCTGAAATCCTGAATATTGCCCGCGTCTCGAAGGTCAGCGTGCCCGATGTCTTTGCCCGATTAAAAGCGGCCGGCCTGGATTCGATGCCGGGCGGCGGCGGCGAAATTCTCGACGATGAAATCCGAAACGAGATCAGCCCACTCAAGTGCAAAACGGACGAGTGGTTGATGGTACATCGCGAAGCGCATCGACTTGGTCTCCGGACGACCGGCACGATGATGATCGGTGTCGGTGAAACCATTCATCATCGCATCCGGCATCTGGAACGGTTGCGGGATCTCCAGGATGAAACCGGTGGCTTCACAGCATTCATTCCCTGGACGTTCCAACACGAGAACACTGAACTCGCGTTCCGCAACCTTCCCGAGGTCACGGCAGCGGAATATCTGCGGCTTCTGGCGCTCAGCCGGATCTATTTCGACAACATCCCGAACGTTCAGGTTTCCTGGCTGACTGTCGGTTTGAAGATCGGTCAGGTCGGTTTGCGATTCGGGGTTAACGACATGGGGAGCATCATGATCGAGGAAAATGTGATCAGCGCGGCGGGAGCCCGGAACCGAGCCAATGACGGCGAATTACGGCGCGTCATCGAAGACGCCGGATTCATCGCGCGCCAGCGGACGACGTTGTACGAGCGATACGTGAATTAGTGCGCGCCTTTTTGGACGAAACTGCTGAGTGCGAATACTCCGAATAACATGGTGTTGTACGTCGTATGAATGATGAAGGATGGAATAAGCGAATTCGACTTCTGCCGGATGAACGAAAGAACGTAACCCACCACGAAAATCAACAGCACCCCTCCCCAGCTTCCCCAGAGCTGAGGCAAATGCAGCAAGGCAAATAGAATCGCCGTCACGGAAACCGCCGTACCCGGGCCGCGAATGTCGTCCAGCACCTTGAACAGAAAGCCTCGAAAAATGATTTCCTCAAACAAGGGAGCAACGGCGATCCCGAACAGCGCAAAGACATATATTGCCGTCTGGTTTGAAAGGAGACGTTCGATCGGAGGCTCCGTACCTGAGGGAATAAACGACGACACGATCAACACCGATACAGCCAATGTAGCGCCGAGCGAAATCAGAAACGCCGTTCCAAATTCATGATTTTTGAACCAATGAATCGTTGAGAGGAACGATTGCCCATGAACCACTTTTATCAGGAACGCAATGAACCCTACAATTACCAGATTCATGACGCCTTGGAGAAGCACCTGATCAGTCGCCGTCAAGTTAGAAACCGCAAGCTCCGGATCGAAGATCCTCCAGATACGAATTACGCCTAGAGGCAGCAGCAGAACGGTCAGCGCAAAGAACACGCCGAAAACGACCAGATCCACCATGGACCAGGTGTTTCGCGGCGGAGGCGAAGGCGGCTGGAGCTCTTCGAATGGCTGTGGATCCGGTAATGAAGAACTCACTTTTCCAGCGAGCCTTTCAACGCGGCGGCAATCAGGGGAACCATGATTTCGTGATGCCCGGTCAACGCGACAGATTGTCCGGAATTCTGAGTCGGCCGCTTCAGTACATTCTGAGTGGGGCGGTAATGCTGGATGAAGTCGAGATTTGCGGTTGTGAATTCCTCAAGACGGTGGCCGAGATTGCGGACTACGGAAACCGCCTTTAAAAACACCTCCGGTAAAACGACTGCGGAGCCGACGTTGATGTAGACGCCGCCGCTATCCAGCTCTCCGGCGATGCTACAGAAGAGGCGGAAATCCTGATAGGTCGCTTCGCCCAGCGCCTTTCCCGAGGCTTGCGGATGCGCGTGAATGATGTCGGTTCCAATCGCGACGTGGACCGTCACCGGAATTTTTGCCGCATACGCTTCGGCAAGAATGCTGCTGGCGCGATGTTCGAACTGGATGCCCGCCGATCCAGCGCCGGCGATAAATCGTCCGAGTCCTTCGCCCAGGCCCAGTTGGCCTGCAGCTGCGTTGTTGATCGCCGTATTCATGTATTCGCCGGTTTCCCGCGCCATTCCGAAGCGGCCCTCGCCGATCTGCTCTTCGACTTCTTCCGAGGTGGTGCCGCGCAAGGCGACTTCGAAATCGTGTATTGCGGCAGAGCCGTTCATTGCGATTCCGCTCACAAACCCGGAGCGCATCAGGTCGTTGATCACAGGTCCGAGTCCGACCTTGACGACATGGCCTCCAAACCCCCACAGGATCGGTTTGCCCGACGAGCGGGCGTAGAGCACGGCCCGGATCAGTTTGCGGAGGCTTTCCGCCGCGAGGATATGCGGCAGTTTGGAAATGAAGCCCAGCACGTTTTCAGAACCGTCCAGCGGCTTTCCGAACATGGCTGTGCTGACTTTGCTTTTTCGCGATTCGAGCGAGTAGGTGGAGATCCCTGCGAAATCCAGCGGTTTGAGGCGATATTCGCTGTCCACGATTAATCTTGCGGATAGATTTCCGGAAACAGCTCGCGGTCGATCAACTCGCAGAGAATATGGCCTAACAGAATGTGTGTTTCCTGGATGCGCGCGGTCACACGGCTAGGCACGCGAAAAAGAACTTCGCACCGGCCCACCATCTTTCCACCGCCCTCGCCCGTAAAGCCGACCGTGAATAAACCTTTGGCCCGGGCGGCGTCGAGCGCCTCGAGTACACTGGGCGAATTGCCGCTGGTTGAGATGCCGATTGCGGTGTCGCCGGGCTGCCCCAGCGCTTCGATTTGCCGGGAAAAAACCTTGTCGTAGCCGTAGTCGTTGCCGACGGCAGTCAGGATCGACGTGTCTGTGGTCAGAGCGATACCTGGCAATGCAGAGCGATCCGGGCCGAACCTTCCCACCATCTCGGCCGCAAGATGCTGTGAATCGGCTGCGCTGCCGCCGTTTCCGAAGAACAACATCTTCTTACCGTTCTTCAGGCCGTGCGCGATCGTTTCGGCAGCCCGCGCGATGGACTCTTTGTTCTGTTCAAAGAATGCGGTTTTGACTCGAAGGCTTTCGCTGACGAAGTGATCGATTAGAGTCGTTGCGTGTTTCATGGTATCAGTCTCGATTCAATGAGAGTTCGGATGCGCGCGGCCGGGCCAGAACCTCTGCCAATGCCTGGCCCGTGTATGATTTCTTGACCTTTGCCACCTGTTCGGGCGTCCCCGCCGCCATGATCCGCCCGCCGTGGGAGCCGCCGTCCGGGCCGAGATCGATGATCCAAT
This window contains:
- the mqnC gene encoding cyclic dehypoxanthinyl futalosine synthase, giving the protein MRNIQTILESAANGGRIDSDEAVYLFEQADLLDLAACADRIRQRLHPDNVISYIIDRNINYTNVCKEFCTFCAFYRVKGDAEAYVLPEHVIYKKIEETLALGGTGILMQGGVHPDLRIDYYERLLSGIKERFKIHCHCFSPPEILNIARVSKVSVPDVFARLKAAGLDSMPGGGGEILDDEIRNEISPLKCKTDEWLMVHREAHRLGLRTTGTMMIGVGETIHHRIRHLERLRDLQDETGGFTAFIPWTFQHENTELAFRNLPEVTAAEYLRLLALSRIYFDNIPNVQVSWLTVGLKIGQVGLRFGVNDMGSIMIEENVISAAGARNRANDGELRRVIEDAGFIARQRTTLYERYVN
- a CDS encoding CPBP family intramembrane glutamic endopeptidase; the protein is MSSSLPDPQPFEELQPPSPPPRNTWSMVDLVVFGVFFALTVLLLPLGVIRIWRIFDPELAVSNLTATDQVLLQGVMNLVIVGFIAFLIKVVHGQSFLSTIHWFKNHEFGTAFLISLGATLAVSVLIVSSFIPSGTEPPIERLLSNQTAIYVFALFGIAVAPLFEEIIFRGFLFKVLDDIRGPGTAVSVTAILFALLHLPQLWGSWGGVLLIFVVGYVLSFIRQKSNSLIPSFIIHTTYNTMLFGVFALSSFVQKGAH
- a CDS encoding D-sedoheptulose 7-phosphate isomerase translates to MKHATTLIDHFVSESLRVKTAFFEQNKESIARAAETIAHGLKNGKKMLFFGNGGSAADSQHLAAEMVGRFGPDRSALPGIALTTDTSILTAVGNDYGYDKVFSRQIEALGQPGDTAIGISTSGNSPSVLEALDAARAKGLFTVGFTGEGGGKMVGRCEVLFRVPSRVTARIQETHILLGHILCELIDRELFPEIYPQD